One window of Papaver somniferum cultivar HN1 chromosome 9, ASM357369v1, whole genome shotgun sequence genomic DNA carries:
- the LOC113307921 gene encoding uncharacterized protein LOC113307921, whose translation MKDQKNNIVNGVASSSSPSSSTTTTNRTNNPIVVRAGTIRKNNDRNNLQQILQNNLLLQRRIKEYILFSKLKSMVPPPQAFQEQISVRHEEATEVDMELREIPSDERDSDEESKSDDEDEDDLGNISIDYDSDFEKDGDDVKSFVPSIKITIIEDLILINTTVLKNVALTSSLFRIFEEENLDIVFENQYRTECKVAHTVQVRIQPEYNIQLLENRLRTWAGI comes from the exons ATGAAAGACCAGAAGAATAATATTGTCAACGGTGTAGCGTCGTCGAGCTCACCTTCATCGTCCACCACCACAACAAATAGAACAAACAATCCAATTGTAGTAAGAGCAGGAACAATTAGGAAGAACAACGATAGGAATAaccttcaacaaattcttcagAATAATCTTCTCCTTCAACGTAGAATTAAAGAATATATTCTCTTCTCCAAGCTCAAGTCCATGGTGCCTCCTCCTCAAGCCTTTCAAGAACAG ATATCGGTAAGGCATGAAGAAGCAACAGAAGTGGATATGGAGCTTCGTGAGATCCCATCAGATGAGAGGGATTCTGACGAAGAATCAAAGAGCgatgatgaagacgaagatgatttaGGAAATATTTCTATAGACTACGACAGTGATTTCGAGAAAGATGGAGATGATGTTAAATCATTTGTGCCATCAATCAAGATAACTATAATAGAAGACTTGATACTTATCAACACAACCGTTCTTAAGAACGTTGCATTAACTTCATCTCTGTTCAGAATTTTTGAAGAGGAAAACCTTGATATAGTGTTCGAGAATCAATATAGAACTGAATGCAAAGTTGCTCATACCGTTCAAGTAAGAATTCAACCAGAATATAACATTCAATTATTGGAGAACAGACTCCGGACGTGGGCAGGAATATGA